Proteins found in one Arthrobacter sp. U41 genomic segment:
- a CDS encoding aconitate hydratase: MSIVDSFGSKGKLNVAGTEYEIFRLNSVEGAENLPFSLKVLLENLLRTEDGANITADHVRALAGWDPSAEPDTEIQFTPARVIMQDFTGVPCVVDLATMREAVKELGGDPKRVNPLAPAEMVIDHSVQIDAFGNSGALERNMEIEYQRNGERYQFLRWGQTAFDDFKVVPPGTGIVHQVNIEYLARTVMTREIDGVVRAYPDTCVGTDSHTTMVNGLGVLGWGVGGIEAEAAMLGQPVSMLIPRVVGFKLTGSIPAGATATDVVLTITEQLRKHGVVGKFVEFYGEGVAAVPLANRATIGNMSPEFGSTAAMFPIDDVTLDYLRLTGRSDENVALVESYAKEQGLWHDPSKEIKFSEYLELDLSTVVPSISGPKRPQDRIILTESKDQFRQDLRNYVKEELVDGSLDEAIDESFPASDAPSFTASGSHLTDEAPHAHGPKSDGRPSTKVSVKTADGREFELDHGAVSIASITSCTNTSNPSVMLAAALLARNAVDKGLTSKPWVKTSVAPGSKVVTDYYNKSGLTPYLEKLGFYIVGYGCATCIGNSGPLDVEISEAIQANDLSVTAVLSGNRNFEGRINPDVKMNYLASPPLVIAYALAGTMDFDFENDALGQDEAGNDVFLKDIWPNPVEVQQVIDSSIDKEMFARGYEGVFEGDDRWKALSTPAGDTFAWDPKSTYVRKPPYFDGMKAQPEPVKDITGARVLLKLGDSVTTDHISPAGSFKSDTPAGQYLLANGVERKDFNSYGSRRGNHEVMIRGTFANIRIKNQILDGVEGGFTRDFTQADGPQAYVYDAAQNYEAAGIPLVVLAGKEYGSGSSRDWAAKGTALLGVKAVVAESYERIHRSNLIGMGVLPLQYPAGQNAASLGLTGTETFAVEGVTALNEGTTPKTLKVTATAEDGTVTSFDAILRIDTPGEADYYRNGGILQYVLRQISAN, translated from the coding sequence ATGAGCATTGTGGACAGCTTCGGTTCAAAAGGCAAACTTAATGTAGCCGGTACCGAATACGAAATTTTCCGGTTGAACTCCGTTGAAGGTGCAGAAAACCTTCCGTTCAGCCTCAAGGTATTGCTTGAAAACCTGTTGAGGACCGAGGACGGCGCCAATATTACGGCCGATCACGTCCGAGCACTGGCCGGCTGGGACCCCAGCGCCGAGCCCGACACTGAAATCCAGTTCACGCCGGCGCGCGTGATCATGCAGGACTTCACTGGCGTGCCCTGCGTTGTGGACCTTGCGACCATGCGTGAAGCAGTCAAGGAACTCGGCGGGGACCCCAAGCGGGTCAACCCGCTGGCACCCGCCGAAATGGTGATCGACCACTCCGTGCAGATCGACGCCTTCGGCAACTCCGGCGCACTGGAGCGCAATATGGAGATCGAGTACCAGCGCAACGGCGAGCGGTACCAGTTCCTGCGGTGGGGCCAGACCGCGTTCGATGACTTCAAGGTCGTCCCGCCGGGAACCGGCATCGTGCACCAGGTCAACATCGAGTACCTGGCCCGCACGGTCATGACCCGCGAAATTGACGGCGTCGTCCGGGCCTACCCGGACACCTGCGTCGGCACCGACTCGCACACCACCATGGTCAACGGCCTGGGTGTGCTGGGCTGGGGCGTCGGCGGCATCGAAGCCGAGGCAGCCATGCTTGGCCAGCCCGTCTCCATGCTCATCCCGCGCGTCGTGGGCTTCAAGCTGACCGGGTCCATCCCGGCCGGCGCGACCGCCACCGACGTCGTCCTGACCATCACCGAGCAGCTGCGCAAGCACGGTGTGGTCGGCAAGTTCGTGGAGTTCTACGGCGAAGGCGTCGCGGCTGTGCCGCTGGCCAACCGCGCCACGATCGGCAACATGAGCCCGGAGTTCGGCTCCACGGCCGCGATGTTCCCGATCGACGACGTCACCCTCGACTACCTGCGCCTCACCGGCCGCTCGGACGAGAACGTTGCCCTCGTGGAGTCCTACGCGAAGGAACAGGGCCTCTGGCACGATCCTTCCAAGGAGATCAAGTTCTCCGAGTACCTCGAGCTTGATCTGTCGACGGTTGTCCCGTCGATCTCCGGCCCGAAGCGTCCCCAGGACCGCATCATCCTCACGGAGTCCAAGGACCAGTTCCGCCAGGACCTGCGCAACTACGTGAAGGAAGAGCTTGTCGACGGCAGCCTGGACGAGGCGATTGACGAAAGCTTCCCCGCTTCGGATGCCCCCTCATTCACTGCTTCGGGATCGCACCTGACCGACGAGGCCCCGCACGCGCACGGCCCCAAGTCCGACGGCCGCCCGTCCACCAAGGTCAGCGTCAAGACCGCTGACGGCCGCGAGTTCGAGCTGGACCACGGTGCGGTGTCGATCGCCTCGATCACCTCCTGCACCAACACGTCCAACCCGTCCGTGATGCTGGCTGCCGCACTGCTGGCCCGCAACGCCGTCGACAAGGGCCTGACCTCGAAGCCGTGGGTCAAGACCTCCGTGGCGCCCGGTTCCAAGGTTGTCACCGACTACTACAACAAGTCGGGCCTGACCCCGTACCTGGAGAAGCTCGGCTTCTACATCGTCGGTTACGGCTGCGCGACCTGCATCGGCAACTCCGGCCCGCTCGACGTCGAAATCTCCGAGGCCATCCAGGCCAACGACCTTTCCGTCACCGCCGTGCTCTCCGGTAACCGCAACTTCGAAGGCCGGATCAACCCGGACGTGAAGATGAACTACCTGGCCTCCCCGCCGCTGGTCATCGCTTACGCCCTGGCCGGTACCATGGACTTCGATTTCGAGAACGACGCCCTGGGCCAGGACGAGGCCGGCAACGACGTCTTCCTGAAGGACATCTGGCCGAACCCGGTCGAGGTCCAGCAGGTCATCGATTCCTCGATCGACAAGGAAATGTTCGCCCGCGGCTATGAGGGCGTCTTCGAAGGCGACGACCGCTGGAAGGCACTCTCCACCCCGGCAGGCGACACCTTCGCCTGGGATCCGAAGTCCACCTACGTCCGGAAGCCCCCGTACTTCGATGGCATGAAGGCACAGCCGGAGCCCGTCAAGGACATCACCGGCGCCCGCGTGCTGTTGAAGCTTGGCGACTCGGTCACCACGGACCACATCTCACCGGCAGGTTCCTTCAAGTCCGACACCCCGGCCGGGCAGTACCTGCTGGCCAACGGTGTGGAGCGCAAGGACTTCAACTCCTACGGCTCACGCCGTGGCAACCACGAGGTGATGATCCGCGGAACGTTCGCGAACATCCGGATCAAGAACCAGATCCTGGACGGCGTCGAAGGTGGTTTCACCCGCGACTTCACCCAGGCCGACGGCCCCCAGGCCTACGTCTACGACGCAGCGCAGAACTACGAGGCCGCCGGCATCCCGCTGGTCGTCCTCGCAGGCAAGGAGTACGGCTCCGGCTCATCCCGTGACTGGGCAGCCAAGGGCACCGCACTGCTGGGCGTCAAGGCTGTCGTGGCTGAAAGCTACGAGCGCATCCACCGCTCCAACCTGATCGGCATGGGTGTCCTGCCCCTGCAGTACCCGGCCGGCCAGAACGCGGCCAGCCTCGGGCTCACCGGCACGGAAACCTTCGCGGTTGAGGGCGTCACCGCCCTGAACGAGGGCACCACGCCGAAGACGCTCAAGGTCACCGCCACGGCCGAAGACGGCACCGTCACGTCCTTCGATGCGATCCTGCGCATCGATACCCCGGGCGAGGCTGACTACTACCGCAACGGCGGCATCCTGCAGTACGTGCTGCGCCAGATCTCCGCCAACTAG
- the dxs gene encoding 1-deoxy-D-xylulose-5-phosphate synthase, whose protein sequence is MGILETIRNPQDLSRLSEAQLDRLAAEVREFLIGNVSQTGGHLGPNLGVVELTIAVHRIFDSPRDSIVFDTGHQSYVHKLLTGRQDFSTLRQQGGMSGYPDRAESEHDIVESSHASSSLSWADGISRARQLTGDGDRYVIAVVGDGALTGGMAWEAINNIAADKKRRVVIVVNDNGRSYAPTVGGFADYLASLRPTIDSFRAAPAYEGTLDWWRKKLQNGGPAGQFAYRSLHAMKKGVKDWWAPQGMFEDLGMKYIGPVDGHDLQAMEHALSTARNYAGPVIVHAMTEKGHGYAPARAHEADQFHAVGIIDPETGEPTEAGGAKSWTAVFADEIADIADERKDIVGITGAMLIPVGLHKFAARHPERVFDVGIAEQHALTSAAGMAFGGLHPVVAVYATFLNRAFDQLLMDVALHKAGVTIVLDRAGVTGPDGASHHGMWDMAMVQIVPGLHLAAPRDATRLREELREAVAIEDAPTVLRYSKGTVGAEIEAIERLSDGVDVLARRPAGSSENDVLIVSVGAMSELALDVSNRLGAQGISSTVVDPRWLLPVRKSIIALASHHRLVICIEDGVRAGGVGSRIRQEMRAAGVDTALNEVGLPVAFLDHGSRSQVLERVGLTAQQITHDVVAQVLGTKVPFARPLPGQEHPSTGSLPIL, encoded by the coding sequence TTGGGAATCTTGGAGACCATCCGGAATCCGCAGGACCTGAGCAGGTTGTCCGAGGCGCAGCTGGATCGGCTGGCAGCCGAGGTCAGGGAATTCCTGATCGGCAACGTCTCCCAGACCGGCGGGCACCTGGGCCCTAACCTCGGCGTCGTCGAACTGACCATCGCGGTGCACCGGATCTTCGATTCCCCCCGTGACAGCATCGTCTTCGACACCGGCCACCAGTCGTACGTGCACAAGCTCCTCACCGGACGCCAGGACTTCAGCACCCTGCGCCAGCAGGGCGGCATGTCCGGCTACCCGGACCGCGCCGAATCCGAGCACGACATCGTCGAAAGCTCGCACGCCTCCTCCTCGCTCTCCTGGGCGGACGGGATCTCCCGCGCCCGGCAGCTGACCGGCGACGGCGACCGGTACGTCATCGCCGTCGTCGGTGACGGCGCCCTGACCGGCGGCATGGCCTGGGAGGCGATCAACAACATCGCCGCCGACAAAAAGCGCCGCGTCGTGATCGTTGTGAACGACAACGGCCGCTCCTACGCCCCGACCGTGGGCGGCTTCGCGGACTACCTCGCCTCGCTGCGCCCCACCATCGACTCCTTCCGCGCCGCGCCGGCCTATGAAGGCACCCTGGACTGGTGGCGGAAGAAGCTGCAGAACGGCGGACCCGCGGGGCAGTTCGCCTACCGCAGCCTGCACGCCATGAAAAAGGGCGTCAAGGACTGGTGGGCCCCCCAGGGCATGTTCGAGGACCTCGGCATGAAGTACATCGGGCCCGTGGACGGCCACGACCTCCAGGCCATGGAGCACGCCCTGTCCACCGCCAGGAACTACGCCGGTCCCGTCATCGTGCACGCCATGACCGAAAAGGGACACGGCTACGCGCCGGCCCGCGCGCATGAAGCCGACCAGTTCCACGCCGTCGGGATCATCGACCCGGAGACCGGCGAACCCACCGAGGCCGGAGGCGCGAAGTCCTGGACCGCCGTCTTCGCCGACGAGATCGCCGACATCGCGGACGAGCGCAAGGACATCGTCGGGATCACCGGCGCCATGCTCATCCCCGTCGGGCTGCACAAGTTCGCCGCGCGGCACCCGGAAAGGGTGTTCGACGTCGGCATCGCCGAACAGCACGCCCTCACCTCCGCCGCCGGGATGGCGTTCGGGGGACTGCACCCCGTCGTGGCGGTCTACGCGACCTTCCTGAACCGCGCCTTCGACCAGCTCCTGATGGACGTCGCCCTGCACAAGGCAGGCGTCACCATCGTCCTGGACCGCGCCGGCGTCACCGGACCCGACGGCGCCAGCCACCACGGCATGTGGGATATGGCCATGGTCCAGATCGTTCCCGGGCTGCACCTCGCCGCGCCCCGCGACGCCACCCGGCTGCGCGAGGAACTGCGCGAGGCCGTCGCGATCGAGGACGCCCCGACAGTGCTCCGCTACTCCAAGGGCACCGTGGGGGCCGAGATTGAGGCCATCGAACGGCTCAGCGACGGCGTCGACGTGCTGGCACGCCGCCCCGCGGGCTCCAGCGAAAACGACGTCCTGATCGTCAGCGTCGGGGCAATGTCCGAACTCGCCCTGGACGTCTCGAACCGGCTCGGCGCGCAGGGCATCAGCTCCACCGTCGTGGATCCCCGCTGGCTCCTTCCGGTCCGGAAATCCATCATCGCCCTCGCCTCCCACCACCGGCTCGTCATCTGCATCGAGGACGGCGTCCGCGCCGGCGGCGTCGGATCCCGGATCCGCCAGGAAATGCGGGCCGCCGGGGTGGACACCGCACTGAACGAGGTCGGCCTCCCGGTGGCGTTCCTGGACCACGGATCCCGCAGCCAGGTACTCGAGCGGGTGGGTTTGACCGCGCAGCAGATCACCCACGACGTCGTGGCGCAGGTCCTGGGGACAAAGGTGCCGTTTGCGCGCCCGCTCCCGGGCCAGGAACACCCCAGCACGGGCAGCCTGCCGATTCTGTGA
- a CDS encoding DUF402 domain-containing protein, producing the protein MRIPDGLAPGDLVVSRNRKWNGTAHWVVPGTYLGEDAHGWWIFQGTNEFCSRPGAAFYAASDAVLLIPRSGEYVATFYDEAHPAAVQVYVDLATDHGWRTIRPGVTEFHLIDMDLDVVRTVDRGVYVDDEDEFAEHRIEMDYPADVVDRISAASDQLYQAVKAQQPPFDGTDREWFRRGRA; encoded by the coding sequence GTGAGGATCCCCGACGGCCTGGCCCCGGGAGACCTCGTGGTCTCGCGGAACCGGAAATGGAACGGCACGGCCCACTGGGTGGTGCCCGGAACCTATCTCGGCGAGGACGCCCACGGCTGGTGGATCTTCCAGGGCACCAACGAGTTCTGCTCCCGCCCGGGCGCGGCGTTCTACGCCGCATCCGACGCCGTGCTGCTCATCCCGCGCTCCGGCGAGTACGTGGCCACCTTCTATGACGAGGCCCACCCCGCCGCCGTCCAGGTCTACGTGGACCTCGCGACGGACCACGGCTGGAGGACCATCCGGCCCGGGGTTACCGAGTTCCACCTGATCGACATGGACCTGGACGTGGTCCGGACCGTGGACCGCGGAGTGTACGTGGACGATGAGGACGAGTTCGCCGAGCACCGGATCGAAATGGACTACCCCGCAGACGTGGTGGACCGGATCAGTGCGGCATCGGACCAGCTTTACCAGGCCGTGAAGGCACAACAGCCACCCTTCGACGGCACAGACCGCGAATGGTTCAGGAGAGGACGGGCATGA
- a CDS encoding aldo/keto reductase, translated as MTEYRRVGNSGLTVSVVGLGCNNLGRPGTATESQQGTDAVVHAALDAGITFFDVADTYGREPGLSETMLGRALQGRRDDAVLATKFGMDMRGANGNDFGARGSRRYIIKAAEASLRRLGTDWIDLYQFHTPDPLTPVEETLAALDELVTSGKVRYIGHSNRAGWQIAEAEFVARARGGARFISSQNHYNLLDRRAELEVTPAAEAFGLGVLPYFPLANGLLTGKYAKDTAPAGSRLSHTRTNLVHDADWEQLGAFSAFAAERGLNEIQVAFSWLAAQPSVSSVIAGATRPEQVRQNAAAVAWIPSAAELAELDDIFPRTPKVALF; from the coding sequence ATGACTGAATACCGCCGCGTAGGAAATTCCGGACTGACCGTCTCCGTCGTGGGGCTGGGCTGCAACAACCTGGGCCGGCCCGGCACGGCGACCGAGTCGCAGCAGGGGACCGACGCCGTTGTGCACGCTGCCCTGGACGCCGGAATCACCTTCTTCGACGTCGCCGACACCTACGGCCGGGAGCCGGGCCTCAGCGAGACCATGCTGGGCCGGGCGTTGCAGGGCCGCCGCGACGACGCCGTGCTCGCCACGAAGTTCGGCATGGACATGCGCGGGGCCAACGGCAACGACTTCGGCGCCCGCGGCTCCCGCCGCTACATCATCAAGGCAGCCGAAGCCTCGCTGCGCCGGCTCGGGACAGACTGGATCGACCTCTACCAGTTCCACACCCCCGATCCGCTGACCCCGGTCGAGGAGACCCTCGCCGCCCTCGACGAGCTCGTCACCAGCGGCAAGGTCCGCTACATCGGCCACTCCAACCGCGCCGGCTGGCAGATTGCCGAGGCCGAATTCGTGGCCCGCGCCCGCGGGGGAGCACGCTTCATCTCCAGCCAGAACCACTACAACCTGCTGGACCGACGGGCCGAACTCGAAGTCACGCCCGCCGCCGAAGCCTTCGGCCTGGGCGTGCTGCCGTACTTCCCGCTCGCCAACGGGCTGCTGACCGGCAAGTACGCCAAGGACACCGCGCCGGCGGGCTCGCGCCTGAGCCATACCCGCACCAACCTGGTCCACGACGCCGACTGGGAACAGCTCGGTGCCTTCAGCGCCTTCGCCGCCGAGCGGGGCCTCAACGAGATCCAGGTGGCGTTCTCCTGGCTCGCGGCGCAGCCCTCGGTCAGCAGCGTCATTGCCGGCGCCACCCGGCCCGAACAAGTCCGGCAGAACGCCGCCGCGGTGGCCTGGATCCCCAGCGCCGCGGAACTCGCCGAACTCGACGACATCTTCCCGCGCACGCCCAAGGTCGCACTGTTCTAG
- a CDS encoding nucleoside hydrolase — MDVDTGIDDALALVYLLSRPEVHLQAITCTAGNVGARQVALNTLALLELCGRPGIEVATGAEVPLEIPLVTTEETHGPQGIGYAELPAPAQRISPRHAVDVWVEEVRAHPGEITGLITGPLTNFALALRREPELPRLLNGLVIMGGSFYYQGNTTPTAEWNVSVDPHAAREVFAAYRGLPEDKLPVVCALETTERIEMLPEHLRRLGEAAGAGPELVLPGQPEGLRSTSASPLVACLSDAIRFYMEFHRLYDQGYVAHMHDAFAACAAVARTPFTTRLATVDVETRSPLLIGTTVADFRGLWGLPPNARIVASNNPEHCFAELISSVGALARRSASGGPPATG; from the coding sequence ATGGACGTTGACACTGGAATCGACGACGCCCTGGCTCTCGTCTACCTGCTGTCCCGGCCGGAGGTCCACCTGCAGGCCATTACCTGCACGGCGGGGAATGTTGGTGCCCGCCAGGTCGCGCTCAACACCCTGGCGCTGCTGGAACTGTGCGGGCGGCCGGGAATCGAGGTGGCCACCGGCGCCGAGGTGCCGCTGGAAATCCCGCTGGTCACCACCGAGGAGACCCACGGGCCGCAGGGGATCGGCTACGCCGAGCTGCCGGCGCCCGCCCAGCGGATCTCGCCGCGCCACGCCGTCGACGTCTGGGTGGAGGAAGTCCGGGCGCACCCGGGGGAGATCACCGGGCTGATCACCGGGCCGCTGACCAACTTCGCCCTGGCGCTGCGCCGCGAACCGGAGCTGCCCCGGCTGCTCAACGGCCTGGTCATCATGGGCGGGAGCTTCTACTACCAGGGCAACACCACACCCACGGCGGAATGGAACGTCTCGGTGGATCCGCACGCGGCCCGGGAAGTCTTCGCCGCCTACCGCGGCCTGCCGGAGGACAAACTGCCGGTGGTGTGCGCGCTGGAGACCACGGAGCGGATCGAGATGCTGCCGGAGCACCTCCGGCGTCTCGGCGAGGCCGCCGGGGCCGGGCCGGAACTGGTCCTCCCGGGGCAGCCGGAGGGCCTCCGCAGCACCTCAGCCAGCCCGCTTGTGGCCTGTCTGTCGGATGCGATCCGGTTCTACATGGAGTTCCACCGGCTCTACGACCAGGGCTACGTGGCGCACATGCATGACGCGTTCGCGGCCTGCGCCGCTGTCGCACGGACCCCGTTCACCACCCGGCTGGCAACCGTCGACGTCGAAACCCGCTCGCCCCTGCTGATCGGCACCACGGTAGCGGACTTCCGCGGGCTGTGGGGCCTGCCGCCGAACGCCCGGATCGTCGCCTCCAACAACCCGGAGCACTGCTTCGCGGAGCTGATTTCCTCCGTGGGCGCGCTGGCGCGGCGCAGCGCGTCCGGCGGGCCGCCCGCCACTGGTTAG
- a CDS encoding glycosyl transferase family 9 → MSQQSLTLPATGSGAGSAAGTAKARRNRRLLELAGAAAIAGTYLFLILTQPADIANGPASVAALVALGGFFLGAVLLIAAALPVLPTSTLVLMPVALVLNVVLGQLMGSTGLPFYFDAIGTVLIAVLAGPAAGAATGALSSIVWSFFNPTVLPFAAGAALIGFLAGLAARGGLFRRFYLAPVAGFFTGILAGVISAPIAAFVFGGTAGLGTGALVSAFRAMGDTLLAAITKQALISDPMDKAIVFAIAAMLVYALPRRTTARFPFVRRHRVLAGRTPASPEA, encoded by the coding sequence ATGTCACAGCAGTCCCTGACCCTCCCTGCCACCGGATCCGGTGCCGGTTCCGCCGCCGGCACAGCCAAGGCTCGGCGCAACCGCCGCCTGCTGGAACTCGCCGGTGCCGCCGCAATCGCAGGCACCTACCTCTTCCTGATCCTGACCCAGCCCGCGGACATTGCCAACGGCCCGGCCAGCGTCGCGGCGCTCGTTGCCCTCGGCGGATTCTTCCTGGGCGCGGTGCTGCTGATTGCCGCGGCGCTTCCGGTCCTGCCCACGTCCACGCTGGTGCTGATGCCGGTCGCGCTGGTCCTGAATGTGGTCCTGGGACAGCTCATGGGCAGCACCGGGCTGCCGTTCTACTTCGATGCCATCGGCACCGTCCTGATCGCCGTCCTCGCCGGTCCGGCGGCGGGTGCCGCCACGGGCGCGCTCAGCAGCATCGTGTGGTCCTTCTTCAACCCGACCGTGCTGCCCTTCGCCGCCGGCGCGGCGCTGATCGGATTCCTGGCCGGACTGGCCGCCCGCGGCGGGCTGTTCCGCCGCTTCTACCTGGCGCCCGTGGCCGGATTCTTCACCGGCATCCTCGCCGGCGTGATCTCCGCCCCGATCGCGGCCTTCGTCTTCGGCGGCACCGCGGGCCTCGGCACCGGGGCGCTGGTCAGCGCCTTCCGTGCCATGGGCGACACCCTGCTCGCAGCCATCACCAAGCAGGCGCTGATCTCGGACCCGATGGACAAGGCCATCGTCTTCGCCATCGCCGCGATGCTGGTCTACGCGCTGCCCCGCCGCACCACCGCCCGGTTCCCGTTTGTCCGGCGGCACCGGGTGCTCGCCGGCAGGACCCCGGCCTCGCCGGAAGCCTGA
- a CDS encoding energy-coupling factor transporter transmembrane component T, with the protein MPSALHPLTSLTAAGCTAVITTAAGNWPLSLAVALAAAVLAVRAGVGRRVLAAAAAVLLPLGLSLLMLHGLFFPEGRTVLAAWGPARVTAEGLNFALEAGTRTGACVLVLLLFSFTVSAPDLVAALAARGLPPQFGFVLAAALTLLPALSGRLESIRAAQEARGLVLGGGVLSRFVGARLQMLPLVLGLIEDSGSRAQALEARGFGGPGPRTSYREVADPPVQRRLRAVLLLLAAAAVAVRIGAAWPAAWPA; encoded by the coding sequence ATGCCCTCCGCCCTCCATCCCCTGACGTCGCTGACGGCGGCAGGCTGCACCGCGGTGATCACGACGGCGGCCGGGAACTGGCCGCTGTCCCTCGCGGTCGCCCTCGCCGCAGCCGTGCTGGCCGTGCGCGCCGGCGTCGGCCGCCGCGTGCTGGCCGCCGCAGCGGCGGTCCTGCTTCCCCTGGGGCTGTCCCTGCTGATGCTGCACGGGCTGTTCTTCCCGGAGGGCCGTACCGTCCTGGCGGCCTGGGGACCGGCGCGGGTCACCGCGGAAGGCCTCAACTTCGCCCTGGAGGCAGGCACCCGCACGGGCGCCTGCGTGCTGGTGCTCCTGCTGTTCTCCTTCACCGTGAGCGCCCCCGATCTCGTGGCGGCGCTGGCTGCCCGGGGGCTGCCGCCGCAGTTCGGCTTTGTCCTGGCCGCCGCGCTCACCCTCCTGCCGGCCCTGTCCGGCAGGCTGGAAAGCATCAGGGCGGCGCAGGAGGCCCGCGGGCTGGTGCTCGGCGGCGGGGTGCTGTCCAGGTTCGTCGGGGCACGGCTGCAGATGCTTCCCCTGGTGCTGGGCCTTATCGAGGACTCCGGGAGCCGTGCCCAGGCCCTGGAAGCACGAGGCTTCGGCGGCCCCGGCCCCCGGACCAGCTACCGCGAGGTCGCGGACCCGCCGGTCCAGCGGCGGTTGCGGGCGGTGCTGCTGCTGCTCGCCGCCGCGGCCGTGGCAGTCCGAATCGGGGCCGCCTGGCCGGCTGCGTGGCCCGCATGA
- a CDS encoding ABC transporter ATP-binding protein, translated as MTTADPAARTGAAIAARIRSFSFHGDTAPALHDVDFSARPGTLTAVLGGSGSGKTTLGKLLAGWLRPGQDGRLTGTLALAGELLDFRGGGEDPRINPSVWSGTVGYVPQDAAAMLSTVRSTVAEELAFGLENRGTPRPRMLRDVAGTAALTGLTSLLDRDPATLSGGELRRLAIACAIIAGPGVLVLDEPLASLDAAGVIQVRDLISRLTGAGTAVVVLGQAADGLARSAAHWIILDGGTATASGTPRELIRSAELARTGIVLPALTHTAPAARAAAPEPAAAPVLELQGLGFGFPGAGGVAGEPLLRDLQLTVRPGEIVAVTGPNGAGKTTLLRHFNGLLRPDTGAVRVQGRNTAGLPAGRIAASVGLLFQHPRDQLFERTVLREVSFGLRRLAGRDAEARAHGALAAVGLSDAAGTHPAELPASKQRLLTLATVLARRPAVIGLDEPTVGLDRHGLEFLRRAVEDSAARGAGVVMVTHDPGYARATAHRVLQLDGGSLRET; from the coding sequence ATGACCACCGCTGACCCCGCCGCCCGGACCGGCGCCGCCATTGCCGCCCGGATCCGAAGCTTCAGCTTCCACGGCGACACCGCCCCCGCGCTGCACGACGTGGATTTCAGCGCCCGTCCGGGAACTCTCACGGCGGTCCTCGGCGGGTCCGGCAGCGGGAAAACCACCCTGGGCAAACTGCTGGCCGGCTGGCTCCGGCCCGGGCAGGACGGACGGCTCACTGGTACGCTCGCGCTGGCCGGGGAGCTGCTGGACTTCCGCGGCGGCGGGGAGGACCCCCGGATCAATCCCTCCGTCTGGTCAGGCACGGTGGGCTACGTCCCCCAGGATGCGGCGGCCATGCTCTCCACGGTCCGCTCCACCGTCGCCGAGGAACTCGCCTTCGGCCTGGAAAACCGCGGAACCCCGCGGCCCCGGATGCTCCGGGACGTGGCAGGCACCGCGGCACTGACCGGCCTGACATCCCTCCTGGACCGGGACCCGGCCACCCTCTCCGGCGGGGAACTGCGCCGGCTGGCCATCGCCTGCGCCATCATCGCCGGACCCGGTGTGCTGGTCCTGGACGAACCGCTGGCCTCCCTGGACGCTGCGGGTGTCATCCAGGTCCGGGACCTGATCAGCCGGCTCACCGGCGCCGGTACCGCCGTGGTGGTGCTGGGCCAGGCAGCCGACGGCCTCGCACGCTCCGCCGCGCACTGGATCATCCTCGACGGCGGCACCGCCACCGCCAGCGGGACACCCCGGGAGCTGATCCGGTCGGCGGAACTGGCCCGTACCGGCATTGTGCTGCCCGCCCTCACCCACACCGCGCCCGCCGCCCGGGCCGCGGCTCCGGAGCCGGCCGCCGCACCCGTGCTCGAACTGCAGGGCCTCGGTTTCGGCTTCCCCGGAGCCGGCGGAGTTGCCGGGGAGCCGCTGTTGCGGGATCTGCAGCTCACGGTTCGGCCGGGGGAGATTGTGGCCGTCACCGGCCCGAACGGGGCCGGGAAAACAACGCTGCTGCGCCACTTCAACGGGCTGCTCCGTCCGGACACCGGTGCAGTGCGCGTCCAGGGACGGAATACCGCCGGTCTCCCGGCCGGCCGTATCGCCGCCTCGGTCGGGCTGCTGTTCCAGCATCCGCGCGACCAGCTCTTTGAACGGACGGTGCTGCGGGAGGTCAGCTTCGGACTTCGGCGGCTGGCGGGCAGGGACGCCGAGGCCAGGGCACACGGGGCGCTGGCCGCCGTCGGGCTCTCCGATGCCGCAGGTACGCACCCGGCAGAGCTGCCGGCCTCGAAACAGCGGCTGCTCACCCTGGCCACCGTGCTGGCCCGCCGGCCGGCCGTCATCGGGCTGGACGAACCGACGGTCGGGCTGGACCGGCACGGCCTGGAATTCCTGCGCCGCGCCGTCGAGGACTCCGCCGCGCGGGGCGCCGGCGTCGTAATGGTCACCCACGATCCCGGCTACGCCCGGGCCACGGCACATCGCGTCCTGCAGCTTGACGGCGGGAGCCTGCGGGAAACCTGA